In Debaryomyces hansenii CBS767 chromosome A complete sequence, a genomic segment contains:
- a CDS encoding DEHA2D18150p (similar to CA5154|CaRGA2 Candida albicans CaRGA2), which produces MPDTTLQSTQEITDIDENNLQPCKKCNLPIYEGHAYELGDDRWHINCFKCSKCNSSLGCNSNFLVLGNGNLICSNCSYNCKQCGKKIDDLAILTGDQAYCSSCFKCRSCKLKIEDLRYARTSKGLFCMSCHEKLIAKKKKYDLKRKQIAQLQQQKEIEERNGIEHQQTPPQAYDVLRHLQERSNSSTSVLSNSPSARDSIDNVSDVFTQRNKSNSSLSTKDKVLPPPPSNPPSQPSLFARESFNSTKTDTSLPSTMTSRFSTPTSEYANAISNPNDIENDYSIEEVNDSDDELKKNNVTHSQTNQDQSYEQISTPPTSSANDNSSPVKDMANGIRLDIIDSSEPSTPRHNQLQPAATFTPQSKDKDSNGEYRAQSPTSVSKANFKGKNLLILSPNNLQNEEFLNPSREYHSSIGSPTYDMMSEYDDSRPTLSAPVDESKVRSGCPSPFAKANRQARVVETNDYSQDNSGIFLDNEDNREDGYDVIRTPKKMGLSSSNTNTTSPPPKLPLPVIPSSPVKKDKVYETPTVSDSAKFSNKIEITPKGLGLAGVDYDESKDEIRYFNSNNENQLDRSIPPQSQTPNQKSPATPAVTNLETPTNVDKDTPESKIELSRKSSLIRTPKLSLKHKRSVSGGNGGISQKFGFFKSSNKDEPLVNPEKPRHGSVGSISNGGSAFVTPPLPRTSSSNHQFQTNNGFIREHNRSTSDTPFSSVLDNRYSNDIVKNDLDMRSLKSEVYQLDSQKQVLFNENKALKNENEKLSEQLRNLQNNISVESSNHDRLTEEIIALEKRKKDLLEVNQSLSEQNHKLEMSVNNSSVISKMPSNDTAYTNSIGGTTVGNTPASLPSQNSSSSLIAGAPYNENNYSEEHTETQKATRLKFWRRPKIAPNLVSSHNTNNSYGSQNSTSTQHQIQNNNQNQYTSPVHGQGNQPSQNWNNANPKLSQTYSSQAIRPPNSKNYVNVNGINNNNNANNNTNSNDSLTTEGNNKKGISSFMTKSRSTNILDSFLAGNSAHNSPNGNHETNDPISLTEIDSAPLFNSSIQKRAEYENEKVPLIITKCIAEVEKRGLDVEGIYRISGGNSAIVAIENAFADLPPNSTKDEKQMRKLEDAIGGDVNAVTSALKRYLRKLPDPLLPYAYYDEFIKVASSISANKQDKRINELKSKVINKLPPTNKHVLFLICKHLDLINSYALVNRMNFKNLSVVFAPTLVRDETGEKEMIHMGYRNDVTELMLTNYQKLFYDYLH; this is translated from the coding sequence atgcCGGATACTACATTGCAAAGCACGCAGGAAATAACAGATATAGATGAGAATAACTTACAGCCGTGCAAAAAGTGCAACTTGCCGATTTATGAAGGACATGCGTATGAGTTGGGTGATGATAGGTGGCACATAAACTGTTTCAAATGTTCCAAATGCAATTCGTCATTGGGATGTAATTCTAACTTTTTGGTTTTAGGAAATGGAAATTTGATTTGCTCAAACTGTTCGTACAACTGTAAACAGTGTGGCAAGAAGATCGATGATTTGGCTATTCTTACTGGCGATCAGGCATACTGCTCATCTTGTTTCAAGTGTCGTTCGTGtaaattgaagattgaGGACTTGAGGTATGCGAGAACATCGAAAGGATTGTTTTGCATGAGCTGTCATGAGAAGTTGATtgcaaagaagaaaaagtaTGATTTAAAAAGGAAACAGATTGCACAACTACAACAAcaaaaggaaattgaagagaGAAACGGGATTGAACACCAGCAAACACCACCGCAAGCATACGATGTGCTCCGTCATCTTCAGGAGCGTTCCAATTCATCTACATCTGTTTTAAGTAATTCGCCGAGCGCGAGGGATAGTATTGACAATGTCAGTGATGTTTTCACTCAACGAAATAAGTCGAATTCTAGTTTATCAACAAAAGATAAGGTTTTGCCTCCCCCTCCAAGCAATCCGCCAAGTCAACCTAGTTTGTTTGCTAGAGAATCCTTTAATTCTACAAAAACAGATACTTCACTTCCTTCCACAATGACTTCGAGATTTTCAACTCCAACAAGCGAGTACGCTAATGCAATCTCTAACCCTAacgatattgaaaatgattaCTCTATTGAAGAGGTGAATGACAGcgatgatgaattaaagaagaataatgtAACACACTCACAGACCAATCAAGATCAAAGTTATGAGCAGATCAGTACGCCACCAACATCATCGGCAAACGACAACCTGTCGCCAGTTAAGGATATGGCCAATGGGATTAGACtcgatattattgattccTCTGAACCATCGACCCCAAGACATAATCAATTACAACCAGCGGCCACATTTACACCACAATCTAAGGATAAGGATCTGAACGGTGAATACAGAGCACAATCGCCAACTTCAGTGTCAAAAGCCAACTTTAAGGGAAAAAACCTCCTTATCTTATCACCCAATAACTTAcagaatgaagaatttcttaATCCATCTAGGGAATATCACTCGTCGATTGGTTCACCTACGTATGATATGATGTCAGAATATGATGATAGTAGACCAACGCTATCTGCACCCGTAGATGAATCAAAGGTAAGATCTGGTTGTCCTTCACCGTTTGCGAAGGCAAATAGACAAGCAAGAGTTGTTGAAACAAATGATTATTCGCAAGACAATTCAGGAATATTTTTGGATAATGAGGATAACAGAGAAGACGGATATGACGTAATTAGGACGCCAAAGAAAATGGGGTtgtcttcatcaaatacaaatacTACATCTCCACCCCCAAAATTACCATTGCCAGTGATACCATCAAGCCCAGTCAAGAAGGACAAAGTATATGAAACGCCAACAGTACTGGATTCAGCTAAATTCAGCAATAAGATAGAAATAACACCAAAGGGATTGGGATTAGCTGGTGTAGATTATGATGAATCCAAAGATGAAATTAGGTATTTCAACCTGAATAACGAAAATCAACTCGACAGATCAATACCTCCTCAATCTCAGACTCCTAATCAAAAATCGCCAGCAACTCCAGCTGTAACTAATCTTGAAACTCCAACAAATGTGGATAAAGATACCCCAGAGAGTAAAATAGAGTTATCTAGAAAATCATCTTTGATAAGAACTCCAAAACTTAGTTTGAAACACAAGAGGTCTGTATCAGGTGGTAATGGTGGTATTTCTCAAAAATTTGGGTTTTTCAAGTCCAGCAATAAAGATGAGCCACTAGTCAACCCTGAGAAACCACGCCATGGGTCCGTAGGGTCTATTTCAAATGGAGGATCTGCATTCGTCACACCTCCCTTACCACGTACATCTCTGTCAAATCACCAATTTCAGACGAATAATGGGTTTATTAGAGAACATAATAGATCCACTTCGGACACTCCGTTTTCTTCTGTTTTGGATAACAGATATAGTAATGATATAGTAAAGAATGACTTAGACATGAGATCTTTAAAATCGGAAGTTTACCAATTAGATTCTCAAAAGCAAGTCTTATTTAACGAGAATAAGGCTTTGAAGAACGAAAATGAGAAATTAAGCGAACAATTAAGGAATTTACAAAATAACATAAGCGTGGAGTCATCTAATCATGATCGTTTAACAGAAGAAATCATTGCCTTAGAAAAACGTAAGAAAGATCTATTAGAAGTAAACCAGAGTTTATCTGAACAAAATCATAAATTGGAAATGTCtgttaataattcatcGGTAATTAGCAAAATGCCGTCTAATGACACAGCTTACACGAATTCTATTGGTGGCACAACTGTTGGTAACACGCCTGCTTCCCTTCCCTCTCaaaattcatcatcgtcattaATAGCTGGAGCCccatataatgaaaataattactCGGAAGAACATACAGAAACCCAAAAGGCGACTAGATTGAAATTCTGGAGAAGACCAAAGATAGCTCCCAATTTGGTTTCGTCTCACAATACTAATAATCTGTACGGACTGCaaaattcaacttcaacTCAGCATCagattcaaaataataatcagAATCAATATACAAGTCCTGTTCACGGACAGGGAAATCAACCGTCTCAAAACTGGAATAATGCTAATCCAAAATTAAGCCAAACTTATTCGTCACAAGCAATTCGACCACCTAATAGCAAGAATTATGTGAATGTTAATGGtattaataacaataataatgccaATAACAATACCAATAGTAACGATTCGTTAACAACCGAAGGAAACAACAAGAAGGGAATAAGTTCATTCATGACAAAGTCTAGATCAACTAATATTCTTGACTCATTCTTAGCTGGAAATAGTGCTCACAATTCACCTAATGGTAATCATGAAACTAATGATCCGATCCTGTTAACGGAAATTGACTCTGCTCCCctttttaattcatctatTCAGAAACGGGCGGAATatgagaatgaaaaagTGCCACTCATTATCACAAAATGTATTGCAGAAGTGGAGAAGAGAGGATTAGATGTTGAAGGGATATATCGTATTTCAGGTGGTAATTCGGCAATTGTTGCGATTGAGAATGCTTTTGCTGACTTGCCGCCTAATTCAACTAAGGATGAAAAGCAAATGCGCAAGTTAGAAGATGCCATTGGCGGTGATGTAAACGCTGTAACCTCTGCGTTGAAGCGCTATTTGCGTAAGTTACCAGATCCCCTACTCCCATATGCCTATTATGATGAGTTTATTAAGGTGGCTCTGTCGATATCGGCAAACAAGCAGgataaaagaattaacgAATTGAAGCTGAAggttattaataaattaccACCGACTAATAAGCATGTATTGTTTTTGATCTGTAAACATTTGGACTTGATTAACTCCTACGCTTTGGTTAACAGaatgaatttcaagaatttgtCAGTCGTTTTTGCACCAACACTAGTAAGAGATGAAACTGGtgaaaaagaaatgatCCATATGGGTTATAGAAACGATGTTACTGAATTGATGCTTACAAACTACCAAAAATTGTTCTATGATTATTTACATTAA
- a CDS encoding DEHA2D18172p (no similarity), translating to MNMAYILAVCEYSVPHFSQFRISRTKKNHDSISQFDLDETINITHMSHMCLETCFSFACIMSLCLPILSEDHPGNSTLETAKYVQLSPEHHNKDYILTSYTPTKTLLYIQKLAINNTSEERIIRVLLHKYLVIMSDYTYLYLISISSRLHSYLMSFKDLPILFYPQFLPIL from the coding sequence ATGAATATGGCATATATATTGGCAGTGTGTGAATACTCAGTACCCCATTTTTCACAATTTCGTATCTCTAGAACTAAAAAAAATCACGATTCTATATCACAATTTGATCTCGATGAAACCATTAATATAACCCATATGTCCCATATGTGCCTTGAAACATGCTTTTCTTTTGCATGCATTATGAGTTTGTGTCTTCCCATATTGAGTGAAGATCACCCGGGCAATTCCACGCTTGAAACCGCTAAATACGTGCAACTTAGTCCAGAACATCACAACAAGGATTATATCCTTACCAGCTATACACCCACTAAAACACTACTATATATACAAAAGCTAGCTATAAATAATACTTCGGAAGAACGAATAATAAGAGTTCTTCTCCACAAATATTTGGTGATTATGTCCGATTATACCtatttgtatttaattCTGATCTCCTCTCGCCTACATTCCTATTTAATGTCATTTAAAGATCTTCCTATATTATTCTATCCCCAATTTTTGCCTATTTTGTAG
- a CDS encoding DEHA2D18194p (weakly similar to uniprot|P47145 Saccharomyces cerevisiae YJR107W Hypothetical ORF), translating to MRYISILLVCFLAFTYGYNAEYQTEKIPEDYKMLVEYAHIAAISYCLKKESSTGLLGDDKTNCLLEICNAKPYESIEIKARFKFNTWGEACSGYYAIDHDSRRILLVFRGTASRKDWLRNMDIYPVKYSPIFNDGIPLTKRSPNIECNNCKVHRGYYRTLKKHCAAIIQGVLDLHSEYSDYKLVVVGHSLGGALAVLSGIELQLMGHHPLVVSYASPKVGNRDMAEYIDRIFYTSEVAKYIYENRNLSTGYIRVVHKGDMIPKLPPTTIYQHCGFEYTINKKYYPHTSDDVEPKGISVLDDQYGEDQVSMAKFSYNKLWSDNVGKYEHNNYFIGITTCQI from the coding sequence ATGAGGTATATATCTATACTACTTGTTTGTTTTCTTGCTTTTACCTATGGGTATAATGCTGAATATCAAACTGAAAAAATACCAGAAGATTACAAAATGTTGGTTGAATATGCTCATATTGCAGCCATTTCTTACTGCCTCAAGAAAGAATCGTCTACGGGGTTGCTTGGGGACGATAAAACCAATTGCTTGTTGGAAATTTGCAATGCTAAGCCTTACGAGAGTATAGAGATTAAAGCGAGgtttaaattcaataccTGGGGTGAAGCGTGTTCCGGCTACTATGCGATAGATCATGACAGCAGAAGAATACTTTTAGTATTTAGAGGTACCGCATCAAGAAAAGATTGGTTACGGAATATGGATATATATCCAGTGAAATACAGTCCAATATTTAACGATGGTATACCCTTGACAAAGAGACTGCCAAACATTGAATGTAACAACTGCAAAGTACATCGGGGATATTACAGGACTTTGAAGAAACATTGTGCTGCGATTATTCAAGGTGTATTGGATTTGCATAGTGAATATTCGGATTATAAACTAGTTGTAGTTGGACATTCATTAGGAGGTGCATTGGCAGTATTAAGCGGCATTGAGTTGCAATTGATGGGCCATCATCCGTTGGTTGTGTCATACGCTAGTCCAAAAGTGGGTAATAGAGATATGGCAGAATACATTGATAGAATATTCTACACTTCTGAggttgcaaaatatatctatgAAAATAGGAATCTTAGCACAGGCTACATTAGGGTTGTACATAAAGGAGATATGATTCCCAAATTACCACCTACCACAATTTATCAACACTGCGGTTTTGAATATACAATTAACAAAAAATACTATCCCCATACTTCTGATGATGTTGAGCCGAAAGGTATCTCAGTTCTCGATGACCAATATGGTGAAGACCAAGTAAGTATGGCCAAATTTAGTTATAACAAATTGTGGTCAGATAATGTTGGCAAATATGAgcataataattattttatagGGATTACAACATGCCAGATATAG